aggcttttttattttttgagtaaaggttaataatttgcatctattataatttagatttttttttttcaaataaataaaatggataaactttagagataagcagtaactataatttcttttttaaaggtgaaggggaaaaaatcctaaattttaagaattctctttttgaattcataatgaaatttattatttgatatttatgaccttatttctaaatgaaattaCTCTTCATTAATGAGAGTATTTTTGAACTACATAAAAATTTAGTTGAAAAATTAGAATCCTCTTATATAAAGTATAGACTAACATCATCATGCGGTCCACATGTGCGACgaggctctttttttttagtttaatgtaatttttcaattttaatttatttattgttagtgaggttacacaggaagaaattttttgtaaactaaaatttaagatttgaaaTTGAGTAAACTGCTAGTTTAGTATTTGCtactttttaggaaaaaaaatgtttcaaacaTGCGTGAGATATATTGGGGATATTTGCAGACTAACATTGTGAAGGGATAGAATATAGTAAGTTAATATGGGTTTGAAAAATCATtgcaaactagcatctcgagttttagaaactcaagttccatatAAATCTCGAGGCTTAAAGACTCGCTTCTTGCTTGCTGAGTTGGACATGTTAATGTCACATAGATCTTGAGTTTTTAAGagtcaagtttaaaaaaaaaatgaatctcaAGTTTTTTACACTCGATTTCAAACAGAGATCAAAAAACGTACAAcccagaaaaagaagaaagaacccgaagaaagaaagaacccaaaaaaaaaaaaaaaaaaaaaccagaagaaagaaggaaacccagaagaaagaaagaaagaagaagaagatccaCAGCAAAGAAGAAGACCCACGGCACACACAAATCGAATCTCCATCAAGCACATCCCAATCGTCGACCTACGGTACAATTCACGATCTCCATCACCGAGCAAATGATCTAAACAAATTACACACAACTCTTAAAAATGTGAatgatttgaaagaaaaagctATGGAAGAGAGATGAACAAGATTGagaatttttgttgatttttcaaCCAAAATTGCCTCAGCTGGTCTAATGCCTATGTGGGCATTGCTTGCTTTTTGTTGTCTTGGTTGTATTGAAAAGGGTCTTGTtgctttttgggttttgaagggTTGAACATCTGCTAGAGATTGGTGGGTTGGTTCTTGATTAGAGCTTCTTCTTTCTAAAGTCAAGTACGTTTGTGGGGATGTATTTTGTAGCTACGCactggaactcgagtcttagagactcaagTTCCACGTGGAATTGATAGCTCTGGAACTCGAATTGTTAAAACTCGATTTGCTattgaactcgagttttaaaaactcgagatgctagttttccaCTTACTTTCACAACTTGTCAACTAACAAAATTCTTCTAATAATAAggttaaatggaaaaaaaattcgagatatatttaaatagagagtatgctaatttttaggaaaaaaagtttctctgatagtttttttttttttttaattacaattttaacattattttttattttttatgaagaaagattatctaattagattaggggTATTCTGACATTTTTTGAAGgcataactaactttctgaatcttcttaatatataaagatatatatatacacgcgcGCGCACGCGGGAGTACTAATCATCTATTAAATGTTTACTAGATCTCACGCTAATCAAATACGTACTATATACTATTCAATCCAAAAATTCACACTAATCAGATATGAGTACTATATACTATTCAATCTAGAAATTCATCTTTTacgtatatttttaaaatattaaaacttaaaattaaaacatttgatAAATGATATAGTTATTAAAACATTTGACTTTTGGTAAATTACTTTTAaaatcttagattttttttttttttttttgagaagaaagataaTGCGTATTATGATTAAGGCTATTAGAATCAGCCTAAAGTACAAAAACAACATTAGGTGAAACATCTTTCATCCAAATTACCATACAGGAAGAATGAATAGTTTGTACCATGCTAGTGATCTATGTCCACTTTGTAAGGCATCGATGAGAATCTAAGAGCCCCCTTCCAGTACAACCCAATCCATACCAATTTCTTTTGAATATGATTTGCTTAAATTTTGAACAttcaaaatgttttatttaaacCTCAATGTTTGaattaaatttcatttaaatcaaTTGAAAATGTGAAGTTTAATGGTTGTTAATACAAAAAAGTGATAGAAggtttaaacaaaaaaattttagaaactttggggcttaaatgatatattttgaaattttaatgtttaaataaaatatacacaAAGACTCTTTTAAGGTTTAGAAGATATTTTACCGTTTAACTTAGGGTTGAACACAGTTCGGTGCGGCCGATGTTGGAGGTAGTTTTTGAGCTATGCCAACATTGTCAGAATCCTTCAAACGTAAACTGTCATGTTGCGTTTTTGGATTGAAATTCCAACGATATTGATTGCGATTTTCGTTAGTATAATGGTCGGTTACTCCAACCATCAAcaagaaaaaggagaacaaaAAGTTTACACAGCAACACAACTCAAccatgaagagagagagagaatatagaTTTCAGATctcaaatgagagagagattctCAAATTGAAAGATGCATAAGCTTACGTCTTTGTAAACGTTATTGCCTGACCCTAATGAATCgctcccaaatattttttttctatatactCTCTCCTGTCATGTCCACCTCAAGGGATGTGAAATCCATTGCCCATGCCTCACcctttgaagaaaagaaaacataaatatatTCTTTATCTATAACGAAGGAAAATGACCGTTCAAGAAAAACATATAATCTTGTCACAATCAACTTCCTACAACCAATCTTATATACCTGTGTGTTTCAAATTAACTAAATGTTCTGGATTCGTATGTTGCTCATACTGATCCTTGGAAGGTATTTATTTCCACCAATGCAGACAGATTGCACACACAGCACCCAAGCAGAACAAAGAGAAGCAATGCGGCAACAAAgcaagaaatgagagagagaaagagagagagaggttcatCCCAGAAACTCAGGTGCCATTGATACATAGAaagttgcaagttgcaacagCTATACAAACAAGAGAAAATTTGGCTTCTTATTCCAAAACTCACAAGCCACTGAAAGCTTTACTTTGAAGAgaacaaataaaagatgatGAATATTGCCTTGATGTTATATGAATAAACCTCTAAAAAATACATCAAGGCAATTAAGAGAGCGCGGTTGTAAAACTTGTAAATTTCTAACCCTTGAGAAATCCTAATTTCTCCAAGGAAGCCCGGATATCATCACTACCAGACTCTTCATTTGTCTGAACAATGTTGGGGCTTTCAGATGGCAAGACATCCGAAAGTGGGTACGTTCTGTTAGCATGAAGTTGATTGGTGGCACTGCTACAAACACCCTTTAATATTACACTTGCGTGCAGTCCAACAAGCAATCCTTCGTAATCTGTGTCACCACATTctccaacaaaaacaaccatcTTCGACAACTCTACACCCCAACGAATATACAAATACCTGAAGAAAATGTgacaaatgattaaatttatgaaGAATAATATAGAAAGGGGGTGGTTACAGAAAATGACACATGCAGTTAAGATATTCTGCAAGTTTCAGGCATGTTTACATGTTATAGAGAACCATTAGTACAACTTCATACCTCTGCCATCATCATCAAATGTAAAGTCTAGTTCCATCATTCAATAGATGTCCCCAAAGATCTTTAACCACGTTGATTCAACCAAGAGGGAACAGATCACATTTACCAGTTTAATTTGACCAACCAATTTGCTAATTCACCTTTTTATTGTAAATGAAAGCAATTGTATaattacttacaaaaagaaGTTTTAGAATGTTGAAAAATGTGGACGTTGTTTGACATTGAAAATAgatacaaattaattgtaaaCTGTTCACTCCCACATAGCATCGACCTCTTACACCATTTGAAGCTTTTAGTAACTATTACATGTTTGCAATGCATTATTTATGTAACAATGTAGCAATTGTTATATTGGCACGAGAATCAATGAGATCCTGTAATTATGTTGGACGCCAGAAGGCACTTAATTCAGCCAAAATTCTTGAACATCCACAAAAATAATATtccaaagaagatgaagaaagagaggtttttttttccccattagATGAAGAGGGAGAACGTTACCAAACtaagtaaaaaatttagctaaaatCATATGCCACTGATATAATAAGCACGAAAACTATACCGTAGGGCTTGGGAACGAGATGCCAGCACTGGAATTACATTAAGCCTGGTTCCATTTTGACAATAAACAACATGGCAACGCAGAGCCTGAATTCTGAGCAATTTCCTAAGCTCTTTAAGAGGGGGTACCTgcaaagataatataaaaagaaagtaaagatgATTTTTCAGTGTATACCCAATAGTATTGCACCTAATATGTGTGAAACAATGGAAGTAATTAAGTATAATAAATCTGAGAAAACAGATTCACCCTCAATTCGACTAGACTATAATAGTCATTTCATGCAGATATCAAAAGTCATTCCCCCAACGAGTAAAGAAATATTTACCATTCCTGGCTTTTGCACTTTAAAAGCATAACAGTAGTTGGTTGAGAGTTGTTCAGCTGAAGTAACAAGCTGTTCCCCATTCTCAGCCTTCTTATCAGTAATTGAAGATGCCCAACGAACCAAAGTCTTCCTCAAGCCCTCTCCACCCCAACGGTATTCAATATGTGAGTGGTAGTAAAAGTCAGCCACAAAGGGGCCATCATCTGGATTAAGAGATGAATAGTAGAGATCACTGCCACTGTTGCAAATAAAAGCATCAAAATCATGAGGGCTCAATCCCCCTGACACCAGAAAAGAGTGTATCTCAGATATGGTCAAGGACGTAGACAATATGAACCCCACAGATCCTTCACTCCTTTCCTTTTCTGCAGCTTCCAAAATCTTTCTGGTGGTTTCAAGTAGACCTGTATCAGTATCACAATCCACAGCAATGACAAAGAGATGTTTTCTCCTCCTCAATGCTGGAAATTTACCAGCGTGATCTGCTTTCTCTGTGGACCCAGCCTTTCGTGCATCCTTTGAAATGCCCTTTGACCAATTCAAAACAGCATTCTCTAATTTACTCTTTCTATCAACAGCATTACCTTCGGAATCTAAGGAATTATCATTTCCACTAGCTCCACTCTTTTCTCCATCCAATGAAAATCTTAGGTTCAAAGATATATCCTGTATGTCTCTCAAGGAATCCCCTGGAGACTCATTTTCTgattcatcttcatcatcatttcTCTGCCACTGTGGATGCCTTGGTTTGCAACTGGTTATTCGAGATAGGTAAGTCTTGCAATGCTCTGGCCATGAAAATAGGTGAATATTCTTTAACCCATTCTGTCGACATCTTGCCCAAAGCTGCTTATCTGCAACAAGCTTTAGAAGAGCATCTGCAATGGACTGCTGATCATGGGGATCAATGAGAAGACCATTATCAAGTACCTGCAAAGACATATCCATCAGATTTGGAGAACCACAGTGAAACTCTTCCATTTATGACCATTAGATATACAATCTTCTGACCAATTTATTACAACCAATGAGTAAGCTTACCCGATGTATATCAACTGGACCTCCATTTTTTGTCGCAACCATAGGCAAACCATAAGCTGTTGCCTGTGGGGTCAAAAGATAAGAGCagaacttatatttttttttttttttttgaataacaATTGATCTGTGAAACATAAACTCTTCAAAAGTACGAAACAAGCACCTCAAGTAGAGTAAGCCCAAATGGCTCGATGAAAGCTGGATTAATGAAAACCCCCTGCAATAAAATTGGATCAGAATGAAAATGTGACGACAAAATATCCTGCACATACATCTCCAAAAGTGCATGTGTGCTCAAAAAGGAAACATCCATAGACATCTTAACATGTATAATTAATTGAATACCAAAAGCAATTGAGAACAACATatttatgaacaaaaataaatgttacaaTGACAGCACTAATTAACTAAATTGATGAACACTAAGAAAGATggtaatattaaattatttatattgctAGATTCCAAAATGGTACACATTATATAGAAATACAAGCGTATGGTGCCACGCACATTAGCAGTATTGAACTATCTCCAACAACATGCCATTTTCCTAATTAAAGCTAGAGTGTTATCTGATACAGAAACTAGAATTACCTTTGTCTTTGCTGCTAGACGATATATGTCAGGAACATCGGACTGTTTGTGGTGTTTGGGATACGCAACTTGCCCATAGAGATCAAATTTGTCAATAAGCTTAAGCACTGAGAGGAGAACAGAAGAATTTGTGCCTGACATTTCATCAATTCCATCTCGATTACCCATAATTAGTGTCTGCATTGTACagagaaaaagtaaaagtatgATCAAAGGCAGGTGCATAAAATCCAATTTAGTGTCCATTTGAGATcaactttttttgataatttagcAAGTCAACACAATCAAGAACACGTCTTTATTAAACAAGTGTCATGACATGCTTCAACATACAAGATTAGCAAGCTCTCTTAGTGCACGGCATTCTCCAAATGCTTTGACTAAAGTCGTGATGTTCTTTTTGGGATCTGGTCTAGCAAGAGCCAGTATCATGGGCTTACGAGGGTTGGAAAAGAAGCGCATTATCTGCAAAATACCAAGTTTAATGCGCACCAGTTCAGAAACCAAATAAAACAGGAGAACATAACATCTGGCATTAATCATACTATGTTAAGCAGAATATCCCAAGAAATTTATTGGCTTCAGTCTAGGGCACATCAAAGTAAGTGTATAGGGAATAATTTGAACCTCGGACCAGATATGTGGGTCTGGAGAAGCAGAATGTTCTTCATTTCCTTCTGATTCACCATCCACATCACCATCTTGTGGAATAATATGATTAAACTCCATTCCAGGAGGAATTACCTGCAGAGagcaaaaattataaaatatattaataaataagcAAGAAATTACCTAGAGAACCCAGCAATAACATAACAGGAACAGGAAACCATTTATTTATAGAGTTTTAAAACACGGCAAAAACAAGCTAGGTTCACATGTAGTTCACAAACTAAAtcttattttccaaataaaattattattaaaaaaataaaataataaaaaaaaaagaccttccaatttgaatttttctggtTTAACTAAGAATCAATTTGCTCAGGTTTGTTTCTTTTAAGTCAATCACTCCAAAGATAGCTCAAGATCTATGATCGGAAGCTAGAAAACAGGTCAGGCCTCTTGCGTTTTGACATTTATGATATTGTAATCAATTAAAGAAACTACAGTTTCCACAAGGATATAAGAAAATGCCCCATTACTTACCAACATGCGAGGCATGAACCTGCCATAACAGCTTACATTACGCCTGATCCTTGCTCGTAGTTTACGCTCCAGAACTGGATCAAACCCATCATACAAACGCCATTGCTCCTCTATTTCTTGTCTGGTGCTAGTTATGACAATTTCAGAAGAATCAAGAGATAATTCCTCAGCCTCTATCCGACGCATAATTTTGTATGTCATATTTATTTCATCCCTAGTTTGGCGGCCTTGCGTTAAAAGTTGTTCTAACTTGTCTCGACCAAGTGAGTGGCCAGTAAAGAGCATTGGTACATTTAAAGCACCAGACAGAAGAGCAGCAGAGTCACCTGCATCTGCATAATGCCCATGGATGGCAACAGGCCAGATTGACTGCGCACCACCTATTTGCTCACCCAAAACTTTGGACATCTGTATTATGTGATTAAGCGCACCATCAACAAATTCAGGGATATAAGGCCACAGAAGTTCTTTGGGAATATACTTATCTTTCGGTCCAAATGGAATCCGAATAATATAGGAACCACTGCTCTCCCCCAAGTCATCCATGAAACCTTCTGAGTTTCTTGGTGTCAGCATCTCTGTGGGTTCACCGTAACTCCAATCTACTTCTGGGGAAGATACTTGTCTAGTCAACAAATCAACCCGATACACCCCTGGCATTGCGCCCAAGGCCCTTGCAAGTTCCACAACATACTTAACCTACAAGAACAGAAACCTAGATCATTTGGGTATCTACATAAGCAACTATATAAGATGTACAATTTAACAGCAAAAGAAGAACTATCATTTTATTAGGATTTGATTGATCAGAATTTCTACAGCAAAATATTACCTGACCACCAGTATCAGAATCACGACCAAGCTCCATATTTTCACCCCGGATAAGACCGTGAAGGCTGCACAGATAGTgattgttaaaaataattaataccATCATGCATacaatagaggaatcaaagttTGTATACACTATACACCAACATTGAACAACACATTCACATCAATTATCATTACAACATGTTTAATATACTTTAATTCCCATAACCAGTGACTCAACTGAGGTCTATGATAGTTACAATTCAATCATTAGGTACATAAATCAAAAGTTGGAAGCAATTTATTGAATACAATGTGGTACAGCAAGACCAACTATTCGATTCAAAATCCCACTGAAGACCAAATCTGAAAAAGTAGAGCTTTAAAGTTCAGTTCATGCCTTATTAATACGATGTATAGCTTTTTCCCCTTCTGTTGATTAGTCCATGTCTCCATTGAATCCATAGAGCTGATTCTTGGCAATCTACTTCTGTTGCTTTCACCATGAGTTGATATGTCACTAACAACATCtcctttctctccctctgataAGTCTTCAGACATATCAGCAACTGCTTCTCTGCGGCCTCGTTCGCGTTCAAGG
This DNA window, taken from Quercus robur chromosome 2, dhQueRobu3.1, whole genome shotgun sequence, encodes the following:
- the LOC126715469 gene encoding probable sucrose-phosphate synthase 1; this translates as MAGNDWINSYLEAILDVGPALDDVKSSLLLRERGHFSPTRYFVEEVITGFDETDLHRSWVKASATRSPQERNTRLENMCWRIWNLARQKKQLEGEEAQRKAKRRLERERGRREAVADMSEDLSEGEKGDVVSDISTHGESNRSRLPRISSMDSMETWTNQQKGKKLYIVLISLHGLIRGENMELGRDSDTGGQVKYVVELARALGAMPGVYRVDLLTRQVSSPEVDWSYGEPTEMLTPRNSEGFMDDLGESSGSYIIRIPFGPKDKYIPKELLWPYIPEFVDGALNHIIQMSKVLGEQIGGAQSIWPVAIHGHYADAGDSAALLSGALNVPMLFTGHSLGRDKLEQLLTQGRQTRDEINMTYKIMRRIEAEELSLDSSEIVITSTRQEIEEQWRLYDGFDPVLERKLRARIRRNVSCYGRFMPRMLVIPPGMEFNHIIPQDGDVDGESEGNEEHSASPDPHIWSEIMRFFSNPRKPMILALARPDPKKNITTLVKAFGECRALRELANLTLIMGNRDGIDEMSGTNSSVLLSVLKLIDKFDLYGQVAYPKHHKQSDVPDIYRLAAKTKGVFINPAFIEPFGLTLLEATAYGLPMVATKNGGPVDIHRVLDNGLLIDPHDQQSIADALLKLVADKQLWARCRQNGLKNIHLFSWPEHCKTYLSRITSCKPRHPQWQRNDDEDESENESPGDSLRDIQDISLNLRFSLDGEKSGASGNDNSLDSEGNAVDRKSKLENAVLNWSKGISKDARKAGSTEKADHAGKFPALRRRKHLFVIAVDCDTDTGLLETTRKILEAAEKERSEGSVGFILSTSLTISEIHSFLVSGGLSPHDFDAFICNSGSDLYYSSLNPDDGPFVADFYYHSHIEYRWGGEGLRKTLVRWASSITDKKAENGEQLVTSAEQLSTNYCYAFKVQKPGMVPPLKELRKLLRIQALRCHVVYCQNGTRLNVIPVLASRSQALRYLYIRWGVELSKMVVFVGECGDTDYEGLLVGLHASVILKGVCSSATNQLHANRTYPLSDVLPSESPNIVQTNEESGSDDIRASLEKLGFLKG